One genomic window of Caenorhabditis elegans chromosome I includes the following:
- the F43G9.13 gene encoding Vesicle transport protein (Confirmed by transcript evidence), which translates to MPENKEIITIFENSRNYTNLTSESTYSLAGALLLSGKYMNDWWEITLSIFLWMSLSFMVISLGATILSLFTLRKHPYVCFIPIPFIIMMFIIPFVFGAPTSMVLALAMYASKNAVSTWYCAIMGIIQTLLIFVTSVTRIHATL; encoded by the exons ATGCcggaaaataaagaaataattaCGATTTTCGAGAATTCTAGAAATTATACAAATTTAACCAGTGAAAG CACTTATTCGTTGGCCGGTGCACTACttctttctggaaaatatatgAATGATTGGTGGGAAATCACATTAAGCATATTTCTTTGGATGTCACTTTCTTTTATG GTAATTAGTCTCGGAGCCACAATTCTTTCCCTTTTCACTCTTCGAAAACATCCATACGTTTGCTTTATTCCAATTCCATTTATCA taaTGATGTTCATCATTCCTTTCGTTTTTGGTGCTCCTACGTCAATGGTTCTCGCACTGGCAATGTACGCTTCGAAAAAT gctgTGAGCACTTGGTATTGTGCAATAATGGGTATCATTCAAACTCTTCTGATTTTCGTGACTTCTGTAACCCGAATCCACGCGACGCTGTAA
- the idha-1 gene encoding putative isocitrate dehydrogenase [NAD] subunit alpha, mitochondrial (Confirmed by transcript evidence) yields the protein MLGKCIKKASSTVGQSIRYSSGDVRRVTLIPGDGIGPEISASVQKIFEAADAPIAWDPVDVTPVKGRDGVFRIPSRCIELMHANKVGLKGPLETPIGKGHRSLNLAVRKEFSLYANVRPCRSLEGHKTLYDNVDVVTIRENTEGEYSGIEHEIVPGVVQSIKLITETASRNVASFAFEYARQNGRKVVTAVHKANIMRQSDGLFLSICREQAALYPDIKFKEAYLDTVCLNMVQDPSQYDVLVMPNLYGDILSDLCAGLVGGLGVTPSGNIGKGAAVFESVHGTAPDIAGQDKANPTALLLSAVMMLRYMNLPQHAARIEKAVFDAIADGRAKTGDLGGTGTCSSFTADVCARVKDLE from the exons ATGCTTGGCAAGTGCATCAAAAAGGCGTCGTCTACCGTCGGACAATCCATCAGATACAGCTCCGGAGAC GTTCGCCGTGTCACTTTAATTCCAGGAGACGGAATTGGGCCGGAAATTTCAGCTTCTGTACAGAAGATTTTTGag GCCGCCGATGCCCCGATTGCTTGGGACCCAGTTGATGTGACTCCAGTTAAGGGACGCGATGGAGTCTTCCGTATTCCAAGTCGTTGCATCGAGCTTATGCACGCg aacaaagttGGACTTAAAGGACCACTCGAGACCCCAATTGGAAAAGGACACAGATCTTTGAATTTGGCTGTGAGAAAAGAGTTTAGCCTTTACGCCAACGTTCGTCCATGCCGTTCCCTTGAAGGACACAAGACATTGTACGACAATGTCGATGTTGTCACAATTCGTGAGAACACAGAGGGAGAGTACTCTGGAATTGAGCACGAG ATTGTCCCGGGAGTTGTTCAATCTATCAAGCTTATTACTGAAACTGCTTCTCGCAATGTCGCCAGCTTCGCCTTCGAGTATGCTCGTCAAAATGGGCGCAAAGTTGTGACTGCTGTCCACAAAG CCAACATTATGAGACAATCCGACGGTTTGTTTTTGTCCATCTGCCGCGAGCAAGCTGCCCTCTACCCAGATATCAAGTTCAAG GAAGCCTACCTCGACACAGTTTGCTTGAACATGGTCCAGGATCCATCACAATACGATGTTCTTGTCATGCCAAACTTGTATGGAGACATTCTTTCCGATTTGTGCGCTGGTCTTGTTGGAGGACTCGGAGTCACCCCATctggaaatattggaaaaggaGCCGCCGTATTTGA ATCCGTTCACGGAACCGCCCCAGATATTGCTGGACAAGACAAAGCAAACCCAACTGCTCTTCTTCTATCTGCCGTCATGATGCTCCGTTACATG AACCTTCCACAACACGCTGCTCGTATCGAAAAGGCTGTATTTGATGCAATTGCTGATGGACGTGCCAAAACTGGAGATCTCGGAGGTACTGGAACTTGCTCTTCATTCACCGCTGATGTTTGTGCCCGTGTTAAAGACCTCGAATAA
- the lmd-1 gene encoding LysM domain-containing protein (Confirmed by transcript evidence), whose protein sequence is MAMKEGSSVEQFAMRSRAARTSSSEGFQNDMPTYKDVVFIERKVKNGDTLNKLAIKYQVNVAEIKRVNNMVSEQDFMALSKVKIPVSRMRMALGVQSALSQDEEDEILIDLQILMTELHFCEKIEAHEIPVSRIFSIKLILT, encoded by the exons atggCAATGAAAGAAGGCAGCTCAGTGGAGCAATTTGCAATGAGAAGTCGTGCAGCAAGGACTTCATCGAGTGAAGGTTTCCAAAACGATATGCCCACATACAAGGAtgtagtttttattgaaagaaaagtaaaaaacgGCGATACACTCAATAAATTGGCAATAAAATATCAAGTAAAT gtagCCGAAATAAAACGAGTGAATAATATGGTATCCGAGCAAGATTTTATGGCACtttcaaaagtgaaaattccAGTTAGCCGAATGAGAATGGCGTTAGGCGTACAATCGGCTTTAAGCCAAGACGAAGAAGACGAAATTCTtattg ATTTACAGATATTGATGACAGAACTGCACTTCTGCGAGAAGATCGAGGCTCACGAGATCCCAGTGTCGAGGATATTTTCCATAAAACTGATACTAACATAG
- the lmd-1 gene encoding LysM domain-containing protein (Confirmed by transcript evidence), with amino-acid sequence MAMKEGSSVEQFAMRSRAARTSSSEGFQNDMPTYKDVVFIERKVKNGDTLNKLAIKYQVNVAEIKRVNNMVSEQDFMALSKVKIPVSRMRMALGVQSALSQDEEDEILIDIDDRTALLREDRGSRDPSVEDIFHKTDTNIAQVREALPEESHGVTGFHFVTARAPTSSSISVWMVVLGVLLIFCVLPLVLTFYEEQEEAAHQHKTTHAA; translated from the exons atggCAATGAAAGAAGGCAGCTCAGTGGAGCAATTTGCAATGAGAAGTCGTGCAGCAAGGACTTCATCGAGTGAAGGTTTCCAAAACGATATGCCCACATACAAGGAtgtagtttttattgaaagaaaagtaaaaaacgGCGATACACTCAATAAATTGGCAATAAAATATCAAGTAAAT gtagCCGAAATAAAACGAGTGAATAATATGGTATCCGAGCAAGATTTTATGGCACtttcaaaagtgaaaattccAGTTAGCCGAATGAGAATGGCGTTAGGCGTACAATCGGCTTTAAGCCAAGACGAAGAAGACGAAATTCTtattg ATATTGATGACAGAACTGCACTTCTGCGAGAAGATCGAGGCTCACGAGATCCCAGTGTCGAGGATATTTTCCATAAAACTGATACTAACATAG ctcaagTTCGAGAAGCTCTTCCAGAAGAAAGTCACGGTGTCACTGGTTTTCATTTTGTAACCGCTCGAGCCCCAACTTCGTCATCTATTTCTGTTTGGATGGTTGTTTTAG gagTTCTCTTGATCTTCTGTGTACTTCCTTTGGTGCTTACCTTCTACGAAGAGCAAGAAGAAGCCGCTCATCAACATAAGACTACACATGCCGCTTGA